The following coding sequences are from one Streptomyces venezuelae window:
- a CDS encoding helix-turn-helix domain-containing protein, whose amino-acid sequence MDNKAALRQLLRGKRSRLEPAAVGLRPRTGRGRRAPGLSQAQVAQLLYVSERTYAQLERGEMPAPAPGFLDRVCEVLRLEEGDRTALYVYALGYEPPRPQDPLAGQDIHGAWHEAVTSVSRPCYVNDVAWNVLACNEAFTATFPRAPGARPALPERNLMRYMLLRHTAREHHLLDWERQWARPLAAQLRKAVAQYPGNGDLRELDQEVEADPVAGPIYRSDPVTYVQPSGATRPVRFPWPGPAGPPAGAERCCAEHLPSRAGLVTMCAAVPLGSPGARFFILVFEPAPAAGGTGR is encoded by the coding sequence GTGGACAATAAGGCCGCCCTGCGGCAGCTGCTGCGCGGCAAGCGGAGCCGGCTGGAGCCCGCCGCGGTGGGCCTGCGCCCGCGCACCGGCCGCGGCCGCCGCGCCCCGGGGCTCTCCCAGGCGCAGGTCGCCCAGCTCCTGTACGTCTCCGAGCGCACCTACGCCCAGCTGGAGCGCGGCGAAATGCCCGCCCCCGCCCCCGGCTTCCTGGACCGGGTCTGTGAGGTGCTGCGTCTGGAGGAGGGTGATCGCACCGCGCTGTACGTGTACGCGCTGGGGTACGAGCCGCCCCGGCCCCAGGACCCGCTGGCCGGGCAGGACATCCACGGCGCCTGGCACGAGGCGGTGACCAGTGTGAGCAGGCCCTGTTACGTCAACGACGTCGCCTGGAACGTACTGGCCTGCAACGAGGCGTTCACCGCCACGTTCCCGCGCGCCCCGGGGGCCCGGCCCGCGCTGCCGGAGCGCAACTTGATGCGCTACATGCTGCTGCGGCACACCGCGCGCGAGCACCACCTGCTGGACTGGGAGCGGCAGTGGGCCCGGCCGCTGGCCGCGCAGCTGCGCAAGGCCGTGGCGCAGTACCCGGGCAACGGTGACCTGCGGGAGCTGGACCAGGAGGTGGAGGCCGACCCGGTGGCCGGGCCCATCTACCGCTCGGATCCGGTGACCTACGTCCAGCCCAGCGGGGCGACGCGGCCGGTGCGCTTTCCCTGGCCCGGGCCGGCGGGCCCGCCGGCCGGCGCCGAGCGGTGCTGCGCCGAGCATCTGCCCTCCCGGGCCGGGCTGGTGACCATGTGTGCGGCCGTGCCGCTGGGCTCGCCCGGCGCCCGCTTCTTCATCCTGGTCTTCGAGCCCGCACCGGCGGCGGGGGGCACGGGGCGCTGA
- a CDS encoding multicopper oxidase family protein, with protein MVTRRRLLGTGLAAAGVGLTGASFTPLLGVDRAKASPAAAAAAIPELFTVPMPQMPVLRPTLRTTTTDYYDVTTRRVRKEILPGIQTDLLTYDGNFPGATIKARSGRTVVVRQHNELDVATSSHLHGASVTQANDGDPMDTLAPGGVRAYTYPNRQPHASLWYHDHAHHMESENVYRGLHGSYLLTDAVEDKLPLPKGEYDVVIAIRDAHFDAAGQLVYVMDDQQRSTLLVNGAPYPYFQVAARKYRLRLANMSNQRFLGLRLADGSEIVQIGSDGGLLPRPHTTDTLTLSPGERIDAVVDFSRYKVGEKVVLENTIIFAGSAEQVGQVMRFDVVRTAADSSAVPAVLRSLPALPTPTNERTVVMKMEEGVAHPKGFMDGKVYDPARVDASIRFGASEVWTVTNANARVPHNFHMHLVQFRVLERNGKPPAPGEAGLKDTVIVAAGETVKLQATFDSYRGSYVYHCHMLDHSAMGMMATMKIS; from the coding sequence ATGGTCACCCGACGCCGTCTGCTCGGCACCGGACTCGCCGCCGCGGGCGTAGGGCTCACCGGGGCGTCGTTCACCCCCCTGCTCGGCGTGGACCGCGCCAAGGCCAGCCCGGCCGCGGCCGCCGCGGCCATACCCGAGCTGTTCACCGTACCCATGCCGCAGATGCCGGTCCTCAGACCCACGCTGCGCACCACGACCACCGATTACTACGACGTCACCACCCGCCGGGTCCGCAAGGAGATCCTGCCGGGCATCCAGACCGATCTGCTCACCTACGACGGGAACTTCCCCGGCGCGACCATCAAGGCGCGCTCGGGGCGCACCGTCGTCGTGCGCCAGCACAACGAGCTGGACGTGGCCACCTCCTCGCACCTGCACGGCGCCTCGGTCACCCAGGCCAACGACGGCGACCCGATGGACACCCTGGCGCCGGGCGGTGTGCGCGCCTACACCTATCCCAACAGGCAGCCGCACGCCTCGCTGTGGTACCACGACCACGCCCACCACATGGAGTCGGAGAACGTCTACCGCGGGCTGCACGGCAGTTACCTGCTGACCGACGCCGTCGAGGACAAGCTGCCGCTGCCCAAGGGCGAGTACGACGTGGTGATCGCGATCCGCGACGCGCACTTCGACGCGGCGGGGCAGCTCGTGTACGTCATGGACGACCAGCAGCGCTCCACGCTGCTGGTCAACGGCGCGCCCTACCCCTACTTCCAGGTCGCCGCCCGCAAGTACCGGCTGCGCCTGGCCAACATGTCCAACCAGCGTTTCCTGGGGCTGCGGCTGGCCGACGGCAGCGAGATCGTCCAGATCGGCTCGGACGGCGGGCTGCTGCCGCGCCCGCACACCACCGACACCCTCACCCTGTCCCCGGGCGAGCGCATCGACGCCGTCGTGGACTTCTCCCGCTACAAGGTGGGCGAGAAGGTGGTGCTGGAGAACACCATCATCTTCGCCGGCAGCGCCGAGCAGGTGGGCCAGGTGATGCGGTTCGACGTGGTGCGCACGGCCGCCGACAGCAGTGCGGTGCCCGCGGTGCTGCGCTCGCTGCCGGCGCTGCCCACGCCGACCAACGAGCGGACGGTGGTGATGAAGATGGAGGAGGGGGTGGCGCACCCCAAGGGCTTCATGGACGGCAAGGTGTACGACCCGGCGCGGGTGGATGCCAGCATCCGGTTCGGGGCCAGTGAGGTGTGGACGGTCACCAACGCCAATGCGCGGGTGCCGCACAACTTCCATATGCACCTGGTGCAGTTCCGGGTCCTGGAGCGCAACGGCAAGCCGCCGGCGCCGGGTGAGGCGGGGCTGAAGGACACGGTGATCGTGGCGGCCGGGGAGACGGTCAAGCTGCAGGCGACCTTCGACTCCTACCGGGGTTCCTACGTCTACCACTGCCACATGCTGGACCACTCGGCGATGGGCAT
- a CDS encoding zinc-ribbon domain-containing protein — protein sequence MPTNPQPGHAPGPVLLGPHETGAPGRGPVSVVWALRGRGRDLDAAVVRLAPGTDLGEDAGAGHGLLLTVLAGEGELRLAGTRFPLAPGALAWLPARTPHALRAGARGLTYTTAHRHRPPAPADLGDPACLLAHVCPHCDHLTPDGARFCPHCGHPLWETTPGAGAG from the coding sequence ATGCCCACGAACCCGCAGCCCGGCCACGCGCCAGGACCGGTCCTGCTCGGCCCGCACGAGACCGGCGCCCCCGGGCGCGGACCGGTCAGCGTGGTGTGGGCGCTGCGCGGCCGGGGCCGCGACCTGGACGCCGCCGTGGTGCGGCTGGCGCCCGGCACGGACCTGGGCGAGGACGCCGGGGCCGGGCACGGCCTCCTGCTCACCGTGCTGGCCGGCGAGGGCGAACTGCGCCTGGCCGGCACCCGCTTCCCGCTCGCCCCCGGCGCCCTGGCCTGGCTGCCCGCCCGCACCCCGCACGCCCTGCGGGCCGGCGCCCGGGGCCTGACCTACACCACCGCCCACCGCCACCGGCCCCCCGCCCCCGCCGACTTGGGCGACCCGGCCTGCCTCCTGGCCCACGTGTGCCCCCACTGCGACCACCTGACCCCCGACGGCGCCCGCTTCTGCCCCCACTGCGGCCACCCCCTCTGGGAAACCACCCCCGGGGCCGGGGCGGGGTGA
- a CDS encoding PP2C family protein-serine/threonine phosphatase, with protein sequence MAKGEDVPTSEPPSGLEDFLADPDNAVLDLATAVARCATALGVPQAVVYLADLQQRRLIPLNDDAAALDVDSSLAGWAYRTLALRVQESPAGGMTAWLPLLDGAERLGVVAVHTPFLDPALLRRSRALASLLAMMITSKRAYKDNVVQRTRSEPMRLPAEMLRAFLPPRTIGNTHVVSTAVLEPAYEIGGDAFDHCLTPTALHATIVDAMGHNLLSGLTTAVALAACRNSRRTGAELPELLEEVDAAISLWLPDQFCTGVLLRLDLAGGVLRWCNCGHPPPLLIRDNRLVEGALEREADPPMGFSAFLRGAERQIHETTLEPGDRVLLYTDGLTEARLADGTEFGLERFADSVIRASTGGEVAAETLRRLIHSVLDAQTDRLRDDATILMIEWHPPGREPRPAHR encoded by the coding sequence GTGGCGAAGGGAGAGGACGTGCCGACATCGGAGCCGCCCAGCGGACTCGAGGATTTCCTCGCGGACCCCGACAACGCCGTACTGGACCTGGCCACCGCCGTCGCCCGGTGCGCCACCGCCCTGGGCGTGCCCCAGGCCGTGGTCTACCTCGCCGACCTCCAGCAGCGCCGCCTGATCCCGCTCAACGACGACGCGGCCGCCCTCGACGTGGACAGCTCACTGGCCGGCTGGGCCTACCGCACCCTGGCCCTGCGCGTGCAGGAATCCCCCGCCGGCGGCATGACCGCCTGGCTGCCCCTGCTGGACGGCGCCGAACGCCTGGGCGTGGTCGCCGTCCACACCCCCTTCCTGGACCCCGCGCTGCTGCGCCGCAGCCGGGCCCTGGCCTCCCTCCTGGCGATGATGATCACCTCCAAGCGGGCCTACAAGGACAACGTCGTCCAGCGCACCCGCTCCGAGCCCATGCGGCTGCCCGCCGAGATGCTCCGCGCCTTCCTGCCGCCGCGCACCATCGGCAACACCCACGTGGTCTCCACCGCCGTACTGGAACCCGCCTACGAGATCGGCGGCGACGCCTTCGACCACTGCCTCACCCCAACGGCCCTGCACGCCACGATCGTCGACGCGATGGGCCACAACCTGCTCTCCGGCCTGACCACCGCGGTGGCCCTGGCCGCCTGCCGCAACAGCCGGCGCACCGGCGCGGAGCTGCCCGAACTGCTGGAAGAGGTGGACGCGGCCATCAGCCTGTGGCTGCCCGACCAGTTCTGCACCGGCGTCCTGCTGCGCCTGGACCTGGCCGGCGGGGTGCTGCGCTGGTGCAACTGCGGGCACCCCCCGCCGCTGCTCATCCGCGACAACCGGCTCGTCGAGGGCGCCCTGGAACGCGAGGCGGACCCGCCCATGGGCTTCTCCGCCTTCCTGCGCGGCGCCGAGCGCCAGATCCACGAGACGACCCTGGAACCCGGCGACCGCGTGCTGCTCTACACCGACGGCCTGACCGAGGCCCGGCTGGCCGACGGCACCGAATTCGGACTCGAACGGTTCGCCGACTCCGTCATCCGCGCCTCCACCGGCGGCGAGGTCGCCGCCGAGACGCTGCGCCGGCTCATCCACTCCGTCCTGGACGCGCAGACCGACCGGCTCCGCGACGACGCCACCATCTTGATGATCGAATGGCATCCGCCCGGCCGGGAGCCGCGGCCCGCACACCGCTGA
- a CDS encoding SDR family oxidoreductase, with translation MTDTPGRQGPQDPTSKGPRPDFPQQDQEVPGWTGPMDPPPDHGEDSYRGSGLLRDRVALITGGDSGIGRAVAIAMAREEADVVFTHLPAEAGEAQETARWIEEAGRRAVAVPCDIREEEQCRRLVERAVTEFGRIDVLVNNAAYQMSQPKGITDISTEQFDRVVRTNLYGMFWLCRMAVPHMPRGASIINTTSVQAYKPSPHLLDYAMTKGAIVTFTQGLAQMLVEDGIRVNAVAPGPVWTPLIPATLPDTTEFGKQAPLGRPAQPAEMAPAYVFLASEHASFITAEIMNATGGTPLP, from the coding sequence ATGACGGACACTCCCGGCCGGCAGGGCCCGCAGGACCCCACCTCCAAGGGACCGCGCCCGGACTTTCCCCAGCAGGACCAGGAGGTGCCCGGCTGGACCGGGCCGATGGACCCGCCGCCCGACCACGGGGAGGACTCCTACCGCGGCTCCGGACTGCTGCGCGACCGCGTCGCGCTGATCACCGGAGGCGACTCGGGCATCGGGCGGGCGGTGGCCATCGCGATGGCCCGCGAGGAGGCCGACGTCGTGTTCACCCATCTGCCCGCCGAGGCCGGCGAGGCGCAGGAGACCGCCCGCTGGATCGAGGAGGCCGGACGCCGCGCCGTTGCGGTGCCCTGCGACATCCGCGAGGAGGAACAGTGCCGGCGGCTCGTGGAGCGCGCGGTCACCGAGTTCGGGCGGATCGACGTACTGGTCAACAACGCCGCGTACCAGATGTCGCAGCCCAAGGGCATCACGGACATCTCCACCGAGCAGTTCGACCGGGTGGTGCGCACCAACCTGTACGGCATGTTCTGGCTGTGCAGGATGGCCGTGCCGCACATGCCGCGCGGCGCCTCCATCATCAACACCACCTCGGTGCAGGCCTACAAGCCCAGCCCGCACCTGCTGGACTACGCCATGACCAAGGGCGCCATCGTGACGTTCACCCAGGGGCTCGCGCAGATGCTGGTCGAGGACGGGATCCGGGTCAACGCGGTGGCGCCGGGCCCGGTGTGGACGCCGCTGATCCCCGCGACGCTGCCGGACACCACGGAGTTCGGCAAGCAGGCGCCGCTGGGCCGGCCCGCGCAGCCCGCGGAGATGGCCCCGGCCTATGTCTTCCTCGCCTCGGAGCACGCGAGTTTCATCACCGCCGAGATCATGAACGCCACCGGCGGCACGCCCCTGCCCTGA
- a CDS encoding LysR family transcriptional regulator: MMNPWRLRLLCRLETLGTVRAVAQAVHMSPSGVSQQLAVLESETGTRLLERTGRRVRLTSAGLILARRSRALLEQMDGLEAQVRGLGQEPAGLVRLGTFQSAIHTLAVPAVRALASAHPRLQVEVVQLEPHESLPALRGGDVDLAITTTDFGELPLGEDLDLVVLARDPVLLVLPPSHPAAGRGPVDLAAFADEPWTLDLPHSYMAGLALRLCRQARFEPRVAARFGNYLMTLQHVEAGLSIALLPGLAVDARYRVATRELARPVTRTITAAVRRGAPPGAAVRAVLDALRRPAAAGGAGGQQE; the protein is encoded by the coding sequence GTGATGAATCCCTGGAGGCTGCGGCTGCTGTGCCGTCTGGAGACGCTGGGCACGGTGCGGGCGGTCGCCCAGGCCGTGCACATGAGCCCCTCCGGCGTGTCCCAGCAGCTGGCGGTGCTGGAGAGCGAGACGGGCACCCGGCTGCTGGAGCGCACCGGCCGGCGGGTGCGGCTGACCTCGGCGGGCCTGATTCTGGCGCGGCGCTCGCGGGCGCTGCTGGAGCAGATGGACGGCCTCGAGGCGCAGGTGCGCGGGCTGGGCCAGGAGCCGGCCGGGCTGGTGCGCCTTGGCACCTTCCAGAGCGCGATCCACACGCTGGCCGTGCCGGCGGTGCGCGCGCTGGCGTCCGCGCATCCCCGCCTGCAGGTGGAGGTGGTGCAGCTGGAACCGCACGAGAGTCTGCCCGCGCTGCGCGGCGGGGATGTGGACCTGGCCATCACCACCACCGACTTCGGTGAGCTGCCGCTGGGCGAGGACCTGGACCTGGTGGTGCTGGCCCGGGACCCGGTGCTGCTGGTGCTGCCGCCCTCCCATCCGGCCGCCGGGCGCGGCCCGGTGGACCTGGCGGCCTTCGCGGACGAGCCGTGGACGCTGGACCTGCCGCACTCCTACATGGCCGGACTGGCGCTGCGGCTGTGCCGGCAGGCCCGTTTCGAGCCGCGGGTGGCGGCCCGGTTCGGCAACTACCTGATGACGCTGCAGCACGTCGAGGCGGGCCTGTCGATCGCGCTGCTGCCCGGCCTGGCCGTCGATGCCCGCTACCGGGTGGCCACCCGCGAACTGGCCCGGCCGGTGACCCGCACCATCACCGCGGCCGTCCGCCGCGGCGCGCCGCCGGGGGCGGCGGTGCGCGCCGTGCTGGACGCGCTGCGCCGTCCCGCCGCAGCGGGCGGGGCGGGCGGGCAGCAGGAGTAG